TCGGTTTCATAAGTCGAATAAAGATACGGCGTATGGGCTATGAATTCGGCACCGCAGGTGTCAACGCGCTTGTAAACGGGATGAATGTTCATGTCAAGGCGCAGTTGACGTACCTCGTCCTCCGTTTTGCCCCAAAGTTGCGCCAGACGCCGATCGGAAAATCCGTTTTGCTTGGCTTCGCGCAACAATTCAGGCCATTCGGTGGCGGTAGCGGGCAATTCGACCAATTTGACCAGTTGCTCTTCCATCTCAATGATCTGCTGGATCTGAAAGAGGAACCAGGGATCGATACCGGTGGCGGTATAAATCTGCGGAATATCCATACCGGCGCGGAATGCGTCGGCGACATACCAGATACGCTCCCAGTTCGGTACATGCAGCTTGGTATTGAGCAGTTCCCGGGCGGCATCATCCAGGGGAGAACCCCACTCTGCAGGAGAGTTGTAGAGGCGACTTTCGAACCCGTAGGATCCGATTTCCATGGAACGCAGACCCTTTTGGAGGCTTTCTTTAAACGTCCTGCCGATGGACATGGCCTCTCCCACCGACTTCATCTGGGTGGTCAGTGTGCTGTCGGCCTGGGGAAATTTCTCGAAAGTAAAACGCGGAATCTTGGTGACCACATAATCGATGGTCGGTTCGAAGGAAGCAAAAGTTTCCTGGGTAATATCGTTGGGAATCTCATCCAGGGTGTAACCCACGGATAATTTTGCGGCAATTTTAGCAATGGGAAAACCCGTTGCCTTGGATGCCAGGGCCGACGACCGCGATACCCGGGGGTTCATCTCGATGACCGCCAGGCGTCCGTCGACGGGGTTGATGGCGAACTGAATATTGGAACCGCCGGTGTCGACCCCGATTTCGCGGATGATCTTGATGGAGGCATCGCGCAAAAGCTGGTATTCCTTGTCGGACAGGGTCTGCGCCGGCGCCACGGTGATGGAGTCGCCGGTATGAACGCCCATGGCATCGAAGTTTTCGATGGAGCAGATGATGACGACATTGTCGGCCTTGTCGCGCATGACCTCAAGCTCGAATTCTTTCCAACCGATGATCGACTCTTCCACCAGAATCTCATCGGTGGGAGAAGCATCGATGCCGCCGAGTGCCAGCGCTTCATATTCTTCACGGTTGTATGCGATACCGCCGCCCGTTCCGCCCAAGGTAAAAGAAGGACGAATAATGGCCGGATAGCCGACATACTCGATGATCTTCATCGCTTCTTCATAACTGTGGGCGAGGCCGGATCGGGGTACGGCTACGCCTATTTTGGCCATGGCTTCTTTAAACAGGGTGCGGTCCTCGGCTTTTTCAATAGCCGGCAGACTGGCACCGATCAATTCCACGCCGTAGCGTTCGAGTACACCGTTTTGGGCCGCGGCGACGGCGGTATTCAATGCGGTCTGGCCACCGAGAGTGGGTAAAATGGCGTCGGGACGCTCTGCTTCAATGATTTTCTCGAGGACTTCCGGTGTAACCGGCTCCACATAGGTCCGATCCGCTGTTTCCGGGTCGGTCATGATGGTGGCCGGGTTCGAATTCAAAAGGATAACGGTGTATCCCTCTTCTTTGAGAGCCTTGCAGGCCTGGGTTCCGGAATAATCGAATTCGCAGGCCTGGCCGATAATAATGGGCCCGGCGCCAATAATCAGAATTTTCTGAATATCTGTTCTTTTGGGCATGGTCTTTCCTTCACTTGATCCTGAAGCCCCGCAGGGCGCAAAGTTTTATTGGTTTTGCACTGTCCGCCTGAAAGTCCGTCAGCCCTGACTTTGGCGATTTTTTTCCATAAGGTCGGCAAAGCGCTCGAACAGGTAGCGTGCATCGTGAGGACCGGGAGATGCCTCGGGATGATACTGCACCGAAAAAGCCGGAAGCTTACAGTGTTCCAGGCCCTCGATGGTGTTGTCGTTAAGATTGATGTGTGTCAGTACCGCCGTGTTGTCGATAGAGCTTCCTTCCACCGCAAAACCATGGTTTTGAGAAGTTATCTCAACCTGCCCTTCGGCTTTGCGCTGAACCGGCTGGTTGCCGCCGCGATGCCCGAATTTCAACTTGTAGGTATGACCTCCCAGGGCCAGAGCTAAAAGCTGATGTCCGAGGCAGATGCCGAAAATGGGCATTTTGCCAAGCAGTTGACGAATGTTTTCCTGAGCATACTGGATCGGTTCGGGATCACCGGGGCCGTTGCTCAAAAACACGCCGTCAGGATTCATCGCCATGACGTCCTGTGCGGGGGTTGTAGCGGGAACCACCGTGACATCGCATCCGATCGCCACCAGGTTGCGCAGAATATTTCGCTTGATGCCGAAGTCGTAAGCCACGACTTTATAGCGAGGCTCTCCGGTTTGTTGCTGGTAGCCTTCGCTAAGATCCCACGGCCCTTCGGTCCAATGATAGGGCTCTTTACAGGTCACTTCCTTCACCAGGTCGCGTCCGACGATAGATGGGGCCTTGCGGGCCTTTTCGACCAGCGATTCGGGATCGAGATCGATGGATGAAATGATGCCGGTTTGGGCACCGTTATCGCGGATATGGCGCACCAGAGCGCGGGTGTCGATGCCCTGAATGCCGACGATCTGGTTCTGTTTAAGATAGTCGTCGAGGGTTGTGGTGCTGCGCCAGTTGCTGGGGTAAGGACAGGCCTCCTTGACAATAAATCCGGATAAATGAGGTCGGCCGGATTCAACATCTTCGGGATTAATACCGTAATTGCCAATCAGAGGATAAGTCATGGTTACGATCTCGCCACAGTAGGAGGGATCGGTCAGAATCTCCTGATAACCGGTCATGCTGGTATTGAAAACTACCTCTCCGGTTACTTCCCCTCGGGCGCCAAACGCTTTGCCGGTAAAAACCCTGCCATCGGCCAGGGCTAGAATTGCTTTCATGGGGCCTTACTCCTTACAGTTCTAAGATACGCTCAATGCAGTTGAATCTATATGCAGGTGACGGCGCTGCCTTCAGGGAGCGCCGTCGATTATCATTTATTGTTGTTCCGGATAGGATCACCGTTATAGCGCGCCTTTGGCAAACGCC
This DNA window, taken from Syntrophotalea carbinolica DSM 2380, encodes the following:
- the carB gene encoding carbamoyl-phosphate synthase large subunit, producing MPKRTDIQKILIIGAGPIIIGQACEFDYSGTQACKALKEEGYTVILLNSNPATIMTDPETADRTYVEPVTPEVLEKIIEAERPDAILPTLGGQTALNTAVAAAQNGVLERYGVELIGASLPAIEKAEDRTLFKEAMAKIGVAVPRSGLAHSYEEAMKIIEYVGYPAIIRPSFTLGGTGGGIAYNREEYEALALGGIDASPTDEILVEESIIGWKEFELEVMRDKADNVVIICSIENFDAMGVHTGDSITVAPAQTLSDKEYQLLRDASIKIIREIGVDTGGSNIQFAINPVDGRLAVIEMNPRVSRSSALASKATGFPIAKIAAKLSVGYTLDEIPNDITQETFASFEPTIDYVVTKIPRFTFEKFPQADSTLTTQMKSVGEAMSIGRTFKESLQKGLRSMEIGSYGFESRLYNSPAEWGSPLDDAARELLNTKLHVPNWERIWYVADAFRAGMDIPQIYTATGIDPWFLFQIQQIIEMEEQLVKLVELPATATEWPELLREAKQNGFSDRRLAQLWGKTEDEVRQLRLDMNIHPVYKRVDTCGAEFIAHTPYLYSTYETECEAMPTDRKKIMILGGGPNRIGQGIEFDYCCVHGVMALAEDGYETIMVNCNPETVSTDYDTSDRLYFEPLTFEDVLEIVHIEKPVGVIVQFGGQTPLKLAVSLEKAGVPIIGTSPDAIDRAEDRERFQALLFKLNLLQPDNGLARSFDEAEKIAERIGYPVVVRPSYVLGGRAMEIVYHVDALRNYMQNAVQASPDHPILIDKFLEHAIEVDVDALCDGKSVVIGGIMQHIEEAGIHSGDSACALPPFSLKPEIVDEIRRQTRELALELGVVGLMNIQYAVKEDTIYLLEVNPRASRTVPFVSKATNRPLAKLAARVMAGKTLEDLQVHDEIIPSYISVKEAVFPFVKFPGVDTLLGPEMKSTGEVMGIDTNLYRAFAKAQLAAGVILPVKGKVFISLKDGDKQTFLEPARRLVEGGFSLVATRGTASFLEANGLPVTAINKVKEGRPHCVDALKSKEIDMVFNTTFGPQSVSDSYSIRRTALMYNIAYYTTLEGIIAAVDAVLSLGREKLDVVPLQEYYSGQ
- the carA gene encoding glutamine-hydrolyzing carbamoyl-phosphate synthase small subunit; its protein translation is MKAILALADGRVFTGKAFGARGEVTGEVVFNTSMTGYQEILTDPSYCGEIVTMTYPLIGNYGINPEDVESGRPHLSGFIVKEACPYPSNWRSTTTLDDYLKQNQIVGIQGIDTRALVRHIRDNGAQTGIISSIDLDPESLVEKARKAPSIVGRDLVKEVTCKEPYHWTEGPWDLSEGYQQQTGEPRYKVVAYDFGIKRNILRNLVAIGCDVTVVPATTPAQDVMAMNPDGVFLSNGPGDPEPIQYAQENIRQLLGKMPIFGICLGHQLLALALGGHTYKLKFGHRGGNQPVQRKAEGQVEITSQNHGFAVEGSSIDNTAVLTHINLNDNTIEGLEHCKLPAFSVQYHPEASPGPHDARYLFERFADLMEKNRQSQG